In Salmo trutta unplaced genomic scaffold, fSalTru1.1, whole genome shotgun sequence, one DNA window encodes the following:
- the LOC115183290 gene encoding SKI family transcriptional corepressor 1 homolog-B isoform X2 — translation MESIPNQQPAGRDSSSSPSSKQDVQPFSSPISLKPNQVSETALYGVHIVSLVIDGQERLCLAQISNTLLKNYSYNEIHNRRVALGITCVQCTPVQLEILRRAGAMPISSRRCGMITKREAERLCKSFLGAHNPPKLPENFAFDVSHECAWGSRGSFIPARYNSSRAKCIKCTYCNMYFSPNKFIFHSHRTPESKYTQPDAANFNSWRRHLKLTDKSSSDDVAHAWEDVKAMFNGGSRKRTLPMSGSSMSSPLKSHSTSNPTQRSSPEVPHKALRCDEDRGRPNISLSNGVRNYPVIPVPSKSFGMLQKIPPPLFPHPYGFPAFGLCQKKDDGVGETIKTNVSGVFWPGAKDSIYPSFPMFWPTAGGLPMPPYQQSPAKPPTELLSVRQSDLELSDQSDRCANTPKDSFHDSERCSSSQSTRNDEDKSGDEARSTEGPPTTPRKINYISAFRPVVKDAESIAKLYGNRDTYSVVRSGYLSPDFVSESSSYRSMSPDVDSADDPDVDVESNRAQEDEESVQLSVEDRQSPPPLNSAHSGPEDSQELGTSPGPHPEDPHSGSSDDERHGGQVSERHDTPVYEVYTHEKDGHMPLNGPSTFGSKHSSPLQSNGVLHVSDPHKQRSPTREDVPQRAFQDQAKESPPCDGALRQHDVSRIHEKDIENMAKEELQKQLVEQVELRKKLEREFQSLKDNFQDQMKRELSYREEMVQQLHIVRDTLCSELDQERKARYAIQQKLKAHDALHHFSCKMLTPRHCTGACTFKPPLLPP, via the exons ATGGAGTCGATACCCAATCAACAACCAGCGGGACGAGACTCCAGCTCTTCCCCCAGCTCCAAGCAGGACGTTCAGCCCttctccagccccatctcccTGAAGCCTAACCAAGTCAGCGAGACCGCGTTGTATGGAGTGCACATCGTGTCTTTGGTCATAGATGGCCAGGAAAGACTTTGCTTGGCGCAGATATCCAACACATTGCTAAAAAACTACAGTTACAACGAAATCCATAACCGACGCGTTGCTCTTGGAATCACCTGCGTCCAGTGCACGCCCGTCCAGCTCGAGATACTGAGGCGCGCTGGCGCCATGCCAATCTCCTCGCGGCGCTGCGGTATGATCACCAAGCGGGAGGCGGAGAGGCTATGTAAATCATTCCTAGGTGCTCACAACCCACCAAAGCTACCGGAAAATTTCGCTTTTGATGTCTCTCATGAATGCGCTTGGGGAAGCAGAGGTAGCTTCATACCTGCAAGGTATAACAGCTCGAGGGCCAAGTGCATTAAATGCACATATTGCAACATGTATTTTTCCCCGAATAAATTCATATTCCACTCCCATCGCACTCCCGAGTCAAAGTATACACAGCCAGACGCAGCAAACTTCAATTCGTGGAGGCGCCATCTCAAACTAACAGACAAAAGCTCGTCGGATGATGTTGCCCACGCGTGGGAGGATGTTAAAGCGATGTTCAACGGGGGAAGTCGTAAGAGGACGCTACCTATGAGTGGATCATCCATGTCCTCTCCTTTGAAGTCACATTCCACCAGTAACCCAACCCAAAGAAGTTCCCCTGAGGTACCCCATAAAGCGTTGCGCTGTGACGAAGACCGAGGTAGGCCTAACATCAGTCTGTCAAATGGTGTCCGGAACTACCCGGTTATCCCTGTGCCCAGCAAGAGCTTTGGGATGCTTCAAAAGATCCCGCCACCGCTCTTCCCCCACCCGTATGGATTCCCTGCGTTTGGACTGTGTCAAAAGAAGGACGACGGAGTGGGAGAGACAATTAAAACCAACGTTTCGGGTGTCTTTTGGCCAGGAGCAAAGGACAGTATCTATCCCTCTTTCCCGATGTTCTGGCCTACAGCCGGTGGCCTACCGATGCCACCGTATCAACAGTCACCAGCCAAACCACCCACAGAGCTCTTAAGTGTCCGACAGAGTGATCTCGAGTTATCGGATCAAAGTGACCGGTGCGCAAACACACCTAAGGATAGCTTTCACGACAGCGAGCGGTGCTCCAGCTCACAATCCACCCGGAACGACGAGGATAAATCCGGGGATGAGGCCCGGTCGACGGAAGGACCCCCCACAACTCCACGGAAGATAAATTACATCTCTGCGTTCAGACCTGTGGTGAAAGACGCCGAAAGCATTGCAAAGCTATACGGCAACAGGGACACGTACAGCGTTGTGCGCTCTGGTTACCTATCGCCAGATTTCGTGAGTGAAAGTTCTAGCTATAGGTCTATGTCCCCGGATGTGGATAGCGCGGACGACCCAGACGTTGACGTGGAGTCAAACAGGGCACAAGAGGATGAAGAGTCAGTCCAACTGTCCGTGGAGGACCGTCAGAGTCCCCCGCCCCTCAACTCAGCCCATTCCGGGCCTGAAGATAGTCAAGAGCTGGGGACAAGTCCAGGGCCACACCCGGAAGATCCCCACTCCGGGTCCTCTGATGACGAGAGGCACGGTGGACAGGTGTCAGAGCGCCATGATACACCGGTGTACGAA GTGTACACACATGAAAAGGATGGACACATGCCTTTGAACGGTCCATCTACGTTTGGATCAAAACATAGCAGCCCATTGCAATCGAACG GTGTCCTCCATGTTTCCGACCCACATAAACAACGTTCTCCTACAAGAGAGGACGTTCCACAGAGAGCCTTTCAGGACCAAGCAAAGGAAAGCCCACcat GCGATGGGGCATTACGTCAGCATGACGTCAGTAGGATCCACGAAAAAGATATCGAAAACATGGCTAAAG AGGAACTTCAGAAACAGCTTGTCGAACAAGTGGAGCTCAGAAAAAAGTTGGAACGCGAATTTCAAAGTTTAAAAG ATAATTTTCAGGACCAAATGAAGAGGGAACTGTCCTACAGAGAAGAGATGGTCCAACAGCTTCATATTGTCCGAG ACACTTTGTGCAGCGAGTTGGATCAAGAAAGAAAGGCGCGTTATGCAATACAACAGAAGCTAAAAG CTCATGACGCCCTGCACCACTTCTCCTGCAAGATGCTGACCCCTCGCCACTGTACTGGAGCCTGTACTTTCAAACCCCCTCTGCTGCCTCCATAA
- the LOC115183290 gene encoding SKI family transcriptional corepressor 1 homolog-B isoform X1 translates to MESIPNQQPAGRDSSSSPSSKQDVQPFSSPISLKPNQVSETALYGVHIVSLVIDGQERLCLAQISNTLLKNYSYNEIHNRRVALGITCVQCTPVQLEILRRAGAMPISSRRCGMITKREAERLCKSFLGAHNPPKLPENFAFDVSHECAWGSRGSFIPARYNSSRAKCIKCTYCNMYFSPNKFIFHSHRTPESKYTQPDAANFNSWRRHLKLTDKSSSDDVAHAWEDVKAMFNGGSRKRTLPMSGSSMSSPLKSHSTSNPTQRSSPEVPHKALRCDEDRGRPNISLSNGVRNYPVIPVPSKSFGMLQKIPPPLFPHPYGFPAFGLCQKKDDGVGETIKTNVSGVFWPGAKDSIYPSFPMFWPTAGGLPMPPYQQSPAKPPTELLSVRQSDLELSDQSDRCANTPKDSFHDSERCSSSQSTRNDEDKSGDEARSTEGPPTTPRKINYISAFRPVVKDAESIAKLYGNRDTYSVVRSGYLSPDFVSESSSYRSMSPDVDSADDPDVDVESNRAQEDEESVQLSVEDRQSPPPLNSAHSGPEDSQELGTSPGPHPEDPHSGSSDDERHGGQVSERHDTPVYEVYTHEKDGHMPLNGPSTFGSKHSSPLQSNGVLHVSDPHKQRSPTREDVPQRAFQDQAKESPPCDGALRQHDVSRIHEKDIENMAKEELQKQLVEQVELRKKLEREFQSLKDNFQDQMKRELSYREEMVQQLHIVRDTLCSELDQERKARYAIQQKLKEAHDALHHFSCKMLTPRHCTGACTFKPPLLPP, encoded by the exons ATGGAGTCGATACCCAATCAACAACCAGCGGGACGAGACTCCAGCTCTTCCCCCAGCTCCAAGCAGGACGTTCAGCCCttctccagccccatctcccTGAAGCCTAACCAAGTCAGCGAGACCGCGTTGTATGGAGTGCACATCGTGTCTTTGGTCATAGATGGCCAGGAAAGACTTTGCTTGGCGCAGATATCCAACACATTGCTAAAAAACTACAGTTACAACGAAATCCATAACCGACGCGTTGCTCTTGGAATCACCTGCGTCCAGTGCACGCCCGTCCAGCTCGAGATACTGAGGCGCGCTGGCGCCATGCCAATCTCCTCGCGGCGCTGCGGTATGATCACCAAGCGGGAGGCGGAGAGGCTATGTAAATCATTCCTAGGTGCTCACAACCCACCAAAGCTACCGGAAAATTTCGCTTTTGATGTCTCTCATGAATGCGCTTGGGGAAGCAGAGGTAGCTTCATACCTGCAAGGTATAACAGCTCGAGGGCCAAGTGCATTAAATGCACATATTGCAACATGTATTTTTCCCCGAATAAATTCATATTCCACTCCCATCGCACTCCCGAGTCAAAGTATACACAGCCAGACGCAGCAAACTTCAATTCGTGGAGGCGCCATCTCAAACTAACAGACAAAAGCTCGTCGGATGATGTTGCCCACGCGTGGGAGGATGTTAAAGCGATGTTCAACGGGGGAAGTCGTAAGAGGACGCTACCTATGAGTGGATCATCCATGTCCTCTCCTTTGAAGTCACATTCCACCAGTAACCCAACCCAAAGAAGTTCCCCTGAGGTACCCCATAAAGCGTTGCGCTGTGACGAAGACCGAGGTAGGCCTAACATCAGTCTGTCAAATGGTGTCCGGAACTACCCGGTTATCCCTGTGCCCAGCAAGAGCTTTGGGATGCTTCAAAAGATCCCGCCACCGCTCTTCCCCCACCCGTATGGATTCCCTGCGTTTGGACTGTGTCAAAAGAAGGACGACGGAGTGGGAGAGACAATTAAAACCAACGTTTCGGGTGTCTTTTGGCCAGGAGCAAAGGACAGTATCTATCCCTCTTTCCCGATGTTCTGGCCTACAGCCGGTGGCCTACCGATGCCACCGTATCAACAGTCACCAGCCAAACCACCCACAGAGCTCTTAAGTGTCCGACAGAGTGATCTCGAGTTATCGGATCAAAGTGACCGGTGCGCAAACACACCTAAGGATAGCTTTCACGACAGCGAGCGGTGCTCCAGCTCACAATCCACCCGGAACGACGAGGATAAATCCGGGGATGAGGCCCGGTCGACGGAAGGACCCCCCACAACTCCACGGAAGATAAATTACATCTCTGCGTTCAGACCTGTGGTGAAAGACGCCGAAAGCATTGCAAAGCTATACGGCAACAGGGACACGTACAGCGTTGTGCGCTCTGGTTACCTATCGCCAGATTTCGTGAGTGAAAGTTCTAGCTATAGGTCTATGTCCCCGGATGTGGATAGCGCGGACGACCCAGACGTTGACGTGGAGTCAAACAGGGCACAAGAGGATGAAGAGTCAGTCCAACTGTCCGTGGAGGACCGTCAGAGTCCCCCGCCCCTCAACTCAGCCCATTCCGGGCCTGAAGATAGTCAAGAGCTGGGGACAAGTCCAGGGCCACACCCGGAAGATCCCCACTCCGGGTCCTCTGATGACGAGAGGCACGGTGGACAGGTGTCAGAGCGCCATGATACACCGGTGTACGAA GTGTACACACATGAAAAGGATGGACACATGCCTTTGAACGGTCCATCTACGTTTGGATCAAAACATAGCAGCCCATTGCAATCGAACG GTGTCCTCCATGTTTCCGACCCACATAAACAACGTTCTCCTACAAGAGAGGACGTTCCACAGAGAGCCTTTCAGGACCAAGCAAAGGAAAGCCCACcat GCGATGGGGCATTACGTCAGCATGACGTCAGTAGGATCCACGAAAAAGATATCGAAAACATGGCTAAAG AGGAACTTCAGAAACAGCTTGTCGAACAAGTGGAGCTCAGAAAAAAGTTGGAACGCGAATTTCAAAGTTTAAAAG ATAATTTTCAGGACCAAATGAAGAGGGAACTGTCCTACAGAGAAGAGATGGTCCAACAGCTTCATATTGTCCGAG ACACTTTGTGCAGCGAGTTGGATCAAGAAAGAAAGGCGCGTTATGCAATACAACAGAAGCTAAAAG AAGCTCATGACGCCCTGCACCACTTCTCCTGCAAGATGCTGACCCCTCGCCACTGTACTGGAGCCTGTACTTTCAAACCCCCTCTGCTGCCTCCATAA
- the LOC115183290 gene encoding SKI family transcriptional corepressor 1 homolog-B isoform X3 produces the protein MESIPNQQPAGRDSSSSPSSKQDVQPFSSPISLKPNQVSETALYGVHIVSLVIDGQERLCLAQISNTLLKNYSYNEIHNRRVALGITCVQCTPVQLEILRRAGAMPISSRRCGMITKREAERLCKSFLGAHNPPKLPENFAFDVSHECAWGSRGSFIPARYNSSRAKCIKCTYCNMYFSPNKFIFHSHRTPESKYTQPDAANFNSWRRHLKLTDKSSSDDVAHAWEDVKAMFNGGSRKRTLPMSGSSMSSPLKSHSTSNPTQRSSPEVPHKALRCDEDRGRPNISLSNGVRNYPVIPVPSKSFGMLQKIPPPLFPHPYGFPAFGLCQKKDDGVGETIKTNVSGVFWPGAKDSIYPSFPMFWPTAGGLPMPPYQQSPAKPPTELLSVRQSDLELSDQSDRCANTPKDSFHDSERCSSSQSTRNDEDKSGDEARSTEGPPTTPRKINYISAFRPVVKDAESIAKLYGNRDTYSVVRSGYLSPDFVSESSSYRSMSPDVDSADDPDVDVESNRAQEDEESVQLSVEDRQSPPPLNSAHSGPEDSQELGTSPGPHPEDPHSGSSDDERHGGQVSERHDTPVYEVYTHEKDGHMPLNGPSTFGSKHSSPLQSNGVLHVSDPHKQRSPTREDVPQRAFQDQAKESPPCDGALRQHDVSRIHEKDIENMAKEELQKQLVEQVELRKKLEREFQSLKDNFQDQMKRELSYREEMVQQLHIVREAHDALHHFSCKMLTPRHCTGACTFKPPLLPP, from the exons ATGGAGTCGATACCCAATCAACAACCAGCGGGACGAGACTCCAGCTCTTCCCCCAGCTCCAAGCAGGACGTTCAGCCCttctccagccccatctcccTGAAGCCTAACCAAGTCAGCGAGACCGCGTTGTATGGAGTGCACATCGTGTCTTTGGTCATAGATGGCCAGGAAAGACTTTGCTTGGCGCAGATATCCAACACATTGCTAAAAAACTACAGTTACAACGAAATCCATAACCGACGCGTTGCTCTTGGAATCACCTGCGTCCAGTGCACGCCCGTCCAGCTCGAGATACTGAGGCGCGCTGGCGCCATGCCAATCTCCTCGCGGCGCTGCGGTATGATCACCAAGCGGGAGGCGGAGAGGCTATGTAAATCATTCCTAGGTGCTCACAACCCACCAAAGCTACCGGAAAATTTCGCTTTTGATGTCTCTCATGAATGCGCTTGGGGAAGCAGAGGTAGCTTCATACCTGCAAGGTATAACAGCTCGAGGGCCAAGTGCATTAAATGCACATATTGCAACATGTATTTTTCCCCGAATAAATTCATATTCCACTCCCATCGCACTCCCGAGTCAAAGTATACACAGCCAGACGCAGCAAACTTCAATTCGTGGAGGCGCCATCTCAAACTAACAGACAAAAGCTCGTCGGATGATGTTGCCCACGCGTGGGAGGATGTTAAAGCGATGTTCAACGGGGGAAGTCGTAAGAGGACGCTACCTATGAGTGGATCATCCATGTCCTCTCCTTTGAAGTCACATTCCACCAGTAACCCAACCCAAAGAAGTTCCCCTGAGGTACCCCATAAAGCGTTGCGCTGTGACGAAGACCGAGGTAGGCCTAACATCAGTCTGTCAAATGGTGTCCGGAACTACCCGGTTATCCCTGTGCCCAGCAAGAGCTTTGGGATGCTTCAAAAGATCCCGCCACCGCTCTTCCCCCACCCGTATGGATTCCCTGCGTTTGGACTGTGTCAAAAGAAGGACGACGGAGTGGGAGAGACAATTAAAACCAACGTTTCGGGTGTCTTTTGGCCAGGAGCAAAGGACAGTATCTATCCCTCTTTCCCGATGTTCTGGCCTACAGCCGGTGGCCTACCGATGCCACCGTATCAACAGTCACCAGCCAAACCACCCACAGAGCTCTTAAGTGTCCGACAGAGTGATCTCGAGTTATCGGATCAAAGTGACCGGTGCGCAAACACACCTAAGGATAGCTTTCACGACAGCGAGCGGTGCTCCAGCTCACAATCCACCCGGAACGACGAGGATAAATCCGGGGATGAGGCCCGGTCGACGGAAGGACCCCCCACAACTCCACGGAAGATAAATTACATCTCTGCGTTCAGACCTGTGGTGAAAGACGCCGAAAGCATTGCAAAGCTATACGGCAACAGGGACACGTACAGCGTTGTGCGCTCTGGTTACCTATCGCCAGATTTCGTGAGTGAAAGTTCTAGCTATAGGTCTATGTCCCCGGATGTGGATAGCGCGGACGACCCAGACGTTGACGTGGAGTCAAACAGGGCACAAGAGGATGAAGAGTCAGTCCAACTGTCCGTGGAGGACCGTCAGAGTCCCCCGCCCCTCAACTCAGCCCATTCCGGGCCTGAAGATAGTCAAGAGCTGGGGACAAGTCCAGGGCCACACCCGGAAGATCCCCACTCCGGGTCCTCTGATGACGAGAGGCACGGTGGACAGGTGTCAGAGCGCCATGATACACCGGTGTACGAA GTGTACACACATGAAAAGGATGGACACATGCCTTTGAACGGTCCATCTACGTTTGGATCAAAACATAGCAGCCCATTGCAATCGAACG GTGTCCTCCATGTTTCCGACCCACATAAACAACGTTCTCCTACAAGAGAGGACGTTCCACAGAGAGCCTTTCAGGACCAAGCAAAGGAAAGCCCACcat GCGATGGGGCATTACGTCAGCATGACGTCAGTAGGATCCACGAAAAAGATATCGAAAACATGGCTAAAG AGGAACTTCAGAAACAGCTTGTCGAACAAGTGGAGCTCAGAAAAAAGTTGGAACGCGAATTTCAAAGTTTAAAAG ATAATTTTCAGGACCAAATGAAGAGGGAACTGTCCTACAGAGAAGAGATGGTCCAACAGCTTCATATTGTCCGAG AAGCTCATGACGCCCTGCACCACTTCTCCTGCAAGATGCTGACCCCTCGCCACTGTACTGGAGCCTGTACTTTCAAACCCCCTCTGCTGCCTCCATAA